AGGTCTTGTTCAAACGGCTGGGCAAGGGCGATACGTTCGATCGCACTCTTGACGCATGAGTGCATCTTGCGTTTACTAGAACCCATTGTTATGCCAGCCAAACATCTTGTCATTGTCGAGTCGCCTGCTAAGGGTAAGACGATTGAGCGCTATTTGGGCAAGGATTTTCACGTTCTGGCTTCATACGGACATGTGCGTGATTTGCCAGAGCATAACCTTGGTGTTGATGTCGAGCACAAGTTCAAACCAACGTATGTCATTCCGCAAAAAGCTAAGAAAACGATCAGCGCCTTAAAGACTGCCTTAAAGGGCGCTGACTCCCTTTATTTGGCAACAGACTATGATCGAGAAGGCGAGGCGATTGCCTGGCACATTCTTGAGGCGCTTAACCTCGAAAAGATGAAAATTCCTGTCGCTCGGATTACCTTCCATGAAATCACAAAATCGGCACTACAGGCGGCGATTAAAAAGCCGCGGTCTCTCGATCTTAACTTAGTTAATGCCCAACAGGCGCGACGGATTCTCGATCGTCTAGTCGGTTATACTTTAAGTCCGTTTTTGTGGAAAAAAGTAATGAAAGGTCTTTCGGCGGGGCGCGTGCAATCAGTTGCAGTGCGTTTGGTCGTTGACCGAGAGCGCGAGATTAAGGCTTTTGTGCCCCAAGAGCACTGGAGTCTTGAAGCGCTTTTGGCAACACGCAAAAAGGAAGAATTTCGAGCGTCGTTGGCTGAATTTAAGGGGAAGAAGCTTGATAAACTTGGAATTAAAACCGAAAAAGAGGCGCGCGCGCTTGAATCGGCGTTGGCTGGTGTGACTTACCAGGTTAAGTTGGTTGAAGAAAAAGAAATCACTAAACGCCCTTCGCCGCCGTTTACAACCTCCACTCTCCAGCAACAGGCCTCGCATCGTTTGCATTTTTCAGCCAAGCAGACCATGAAGCTTGCTCAGGATCTATATGAGGCCGGTCACATTACCTATATGCGTACCGACTCAACTAATCTGGCTGGCGAGGCTATTTCTGCCACCCGAGGATATATCGAAAAAACATTTGGCGCAAATTATCTTCCGTCTGTGCCTCAATACTACCGAACAAAAAGCAAAGGCGCTCAAGAAGCGCATGAAGCCATCCGCCCAACCGATGCAACCAAACAGAGTTCGGATTTAAACTTGCCTTCTGATAAACATGCAAAACTTTATGAATTGATTTGGCAGAGAATGATTGCTTGTCAGATGGCGCCCGCGCGCCTTAAAGCGACGACCGCCTTAATTCAGGCTGGAGAAGGAATTTTTAAGGCGCATGGCAACGTCGTGGCTTTCGACGGTTATCTAAGGGTCTGGCCGAGTGATCGAACTGATTCAATTCTACCCAAGTTAGCATCGAATGATTCGCTCACCCTACAAGAATTTTTTACAGAACAGCATTTTACCGAACCGCCGGCTCGTTATTCAGAAGCAACTCTCGTTAAGGCGCTTGAGGAACATGGCATTGGTCGACCGAGCACTTACGCGCCAATCATCAGCACAATTCAAGATCGAGGCTATGTTCAGCTATTTGAGCGTCGTTTTCAGCCGACTGAAACCGGCGAGATTGTGACTAATCTGCTCGTTGAGCATTTTCCTGAAATTGTGGACTTAACCTTCACCGCCTCAATGGAAAAAAAGCTCGATCAAGTCGCTGAAGGCGAACAGGATTGGACTAAACTTCTAGGTGATTTTTACACACCTTTTGACCACAAACTTGAAGTTAAGCAAAAGGAAGTTGAAAAACTTGATCTTACTGAAAAAACCGACAAAACTTGTCCAAAATGCGGCAAGCCACTCATTATTCGTCGGGGCCGATTCGGTCGATTTTTAGCTTGTACGGGTTTCCCAGAGTGTCGGCATACTGAAGCCATTGTGGAAAAAACAGGGATTCAATGCCCTGAATGTGGTCAGGGCGAGCTCATCGAAAAGAAGACTCGTCGAGGTAAGACTTTTTGGGGCTGTGAGCGGTACCCAGAATGCAAACATGCCACTTGGAATGACCCGCGTAGTCATGAATCATCTTCCTAAAAGCATCCAACGAGTCATTGAAGAATTGAGCAAACTGCCGGGCATCGGGGGGAAAACTGCCGGTCGGTTGGCATTTTATCTTGTCCGTCAGCCCCCAAGTCAGAGCGAGCGCTTGGGGCAGGCTCTGATCGAGCTACGAACTCAACTTAAATTTTGCTCAAATTGTTTTAATATTACCGAGCTCGATCCCTGCTCAATCTGTGCCAATGCTCGGCGTGATCAAACTTTACTGTG
The DNA window shown above is from Candidatus Berkelbacteria bacterium and carries:
- the topA gene encoding type I DNA topoisomerase; translated protein: MRLLEPIVMPAKHLVIVESPAKGKTIERYLGKDFHVLASYGHVRDLPEHNLGVDVEHKFKPTYVIPQKAKKTISALKTALKGADSLYLATDYDREGEAIAWHILEALNLEKMKIPVARITFHEITKSALQAAIKKPRSLDLNLVNAQQARRILDRLVGYTLSPFLWKKVMKGLSAGRVQSVAVRLVVDREREIKAFVPQEHWSLEALLATRKKEEFRASLAEFKGKKLDKLGIKTEKEARALESALAGVTYQVKLVEEKEITKRPSPPFTTSTLQQQASHRLHFSAKQTMKLAQDLYEAGHITYMRTDSTNLAGEAISATRGYIEKTFGANYLPSVPQYYRTKSKGAQEAHEAIRPTDATKQSSDLNLPSDKHAKLYELIWQRMIACQMAPARLKATTALIQAGEGIFKAHGNVVAFDGYLRVWPSDRTDSILPKLASNDSLTLQEFFTEQHFTEPPARYSEATLVKALEEHGIGRPSTYAPIISTIQDRGYVQLFERRFQPTETGEIVTNLLVEHFPEIVDLTFTASMEKKLDQVAEGEQDWTKLLGDFYTPFDHKLEVKQKEVEKLDLTEKTDKTCPKCGKPLIIRRGRFGRFLACTGFPECRHTEAIVEKTGIQCPECGQGELIEKKTRRGKTFWGCERYPECKHATWNDPRSHESSS